TCACTCCGCCCACGGTGTCGTGTTTTTGCGGACGATTTTCGCCTCGTCCTCGTATTCAATCTCGGTGAACGAACAGTTCTCTGCCCGGTTGTGCAGTACCGATTCAGCGATCGACAGTCCCTCGATGTGTCCTATCAAGAGACGGATCGGACCTCCGTGCGTCACGACGAGAATAGTTTCTGATGGGGAACTCGCTGTGAGCAGCTCTTGCCAGCCAGAGACAACACGCTCTGAAACTTGAGCAAGGCTCTCGCCGCTATCGGGAATTCGGTCGGCTGCTTTTGCCCCTGCTTCTCCGAGTCCAAACGCAGGAAAACGATCGGCAACCGTTTCGTACGGGAGGCCTTGATACACGCCCAAATCGCGCTCACGCCACGCCTCGTCGAACTGGACGGAAACATCGATCGTCGATTCTACCGCTGTCGTTGTCTCACGGGTGCGCACCAGATCCGACGAGACCACCCGATCGGGTGTGATTCCGTCCGTATTGAGATACGCGGCTGCACTATTGGCCTGCTCACGACCTTGGTCGTTCAACGGGACTGGTGCCCATCCTTGTAGCCGACTCTCGCGGTTCCACGCCGTCTCCCCGTGTCGCATGAGAACGATAGTTGTCATTCGTACTGTATTGATTATCGTTGAGTATGTAGTTATACCGGTCATGATGATGACGATAACTGATCTCGTTTCTTATCGTAGCGGACAAACTGCTATCTATGTTGGATAATGAATAGAATCAAGTGAGAGCGGCTACCACACAGTAATCCACAGAATCAGATGGTCGAATAATGTCCGAAAACACGCGACAGACGACGTTTAGTACGTTTCTCGATGAGGGAGGGTCTCTGGAGGAGATCGACTGGACATTTAAAGGTGCTGATACGTCATATCTCACACACGGTCTACACAACTACCCTGCCCGGATGATACCACAGATTCCAGATACACTTCTCAGCTATTACAAGTTGTGTGGAGTGATTGAGACCGGTGATACGGTGTACGATCCCTTCAGCGGGAGCGGAACGACCGCTGTGGAATCACGTCTCCATGGCTTGAACGCACAGGCGAACGACATCAATCCGCTTGCCTGCGTTCTCAGCGAGACGAAAGCCTGTCCAATCCCGCGTGAAACGCTTCGATCACTCCGCGACGATCTGCTTTCTAATCTACGTGCTGAGCTGCACACAATTCGAGAGCAGTATCAAACGGGAACATTGACGTTTGCTGATGAACCGCAAGTACGGGACGGGTGGTTTCCGGAACCGCAATTATACGAACTGTGGTATATTCGCCGACAGCTTGATCAGGCCGAAGAATCGTACGGAGAGGATGTCACCCAGTTCTTTCGAGTGGCGCTCTCATCCATCACGCGCACCGTAAGCTACCAGCGCAACGGAGAGTACAAACGGTACCGGCTCCCCGAGGAGAAGCGGAAAACCCACGGTCCTGATGTGTTCGATCTGTATCGCTCGAAAGTAGCGGCGAACTACAAACGCATGCGAACGTACAGCGACCGGGTCGATCACTCGCTCGATACCACAATTCACTACGCTGATTCCCGGACAGCGACCGCAAATGAGGAGAACACGATCGAAGAAAACAGCGCTGATATCGTGATCACTTCACCACCGTACGGCGATCATCGGACGACCGTCGCGTACGGACAGTTCAGTCAGGACCCTGCGATCATCGCTGGACGATACGGATACGACGAAATGAAAGCGGTCGATAAAACCGGGCTCGGTGGGCCGAATAGTGATCTCAAACCGATCGAGGCGTTGGAGGAATGGTCCCCATCGTTCGGTGCAACGATGGACGCGCTCCGGGAAACAGACGGTCGGGCAGACGACGCAATGGATTTTGTTCGGGATTACTACGAAGTCATGAACGACGTTGCGAAAGTTCTGAAATCCGGACAGCCGTCGGTTTGGGTGGTCGCAAACCGAACGATGAGTCGGGTGAACATTCCGACCCACTTAATCACACGAGAACTGTGCGAACACGTCGGGTATGAACACGAATCGACGCTCCCACGTGAAATTCCAACAAAGACGCTGCCGTGGGAGAACGCACCAGAGAACATCGAAGGCGTAACGGGTGATGCAATGGCAAGTGAGAACATCGTGATTCTCACCGCACCATAGCGTCCGAGTGATCGCTTTCGTTGTCGTCCGTCGTGCAGATAGAGTGCCTCAGAACTCTCGTTCGTTCATTATTATGACACAAGGCAGAGCTATCTACAACAATGCCTTTGTGATCAAACCCCATCCCCACTGTATGGGTAAATCGTTGCTCGTTGTAGGGTGGGACGCTGCTACACGCGCACACCTGTCTGGTGATCTCGATCTTCCTTTTTTCAATTCGCTCTCTGCCTCCGACACGCTTCTTCCTGAGCCGATCTGGCAGAATCGTGAGGTGGATAGTGGCACCGCGTGGACGACGATAACGACTGGTCTTTCGATGTGGGACCACCGAGTCGCTACTCTCACTGGAATGGTTGAACACCCAAACGTGTTGCGTGCTTTCTCAAAGTTTGATACGTTAATCCCACGTAATCTATTCGGCGTCCCTGCGCGGATTTGGGCCCGTAAACACATCCTGGGCAAACAACCGACAAACGACGATATACGATACAAACGCGTCTGGCACTATCTTCCGAACTCACTCTCGTTTGCGGTTCCACTTACATATCCTCCTAAACCAACGGACGGCGTCACCGTGAGTGGATTTCCGAGTCCGAGTGTGACCGTCCAACCAGACCAATTAGAAAAAGCAGTCCAACAGCGATACGACGGTGAGCCACGTCGTACGCACAACTCGAACGGAGGGTTTGATGAGAGTTATACTGAAGATCTATTTTCTGTTCACAAACAGGAGGTGGAGACTGTCTGTTGGCTCGATGAACAGACTGAGTTTCAGTTCTACTTCGTTGTGTTCACACTCCTTGACCGCCTCCTTCACGTTGTTGACCGAGGGGATGAAGATATCGAACGAGCGTATAAACGTCTAGATACGTCGACTCGAACGCTCATCGATCAGATCGATCCGGATGATGTCCTCATTCTCAGTGATCATGGAATGCGCTATGCACCTCGTGGAAAATGGAGACATATTCACGATGAAAAACAAGGAATTTGGGCAGGAACGACCGATTTCGGGCTCGAAACACACCTCGATGTGACTCCCACAATACTCGATTACTATGGCGTCTCGATGGACGACCCGACCTATGATGCCGAGACTGTCGTTGAGAATACAGATGAAATCGAAGACCGGCTGAGCAATCTCGGATACTTGTAAAATTCTGTCAGAACCAACCAGTCACGAATGCGTGGCGTACGTGAGTCGGCTCTCTACGTTTCTGCAGAGTACCGACAGAGTATCGATGCGCTAGCAGTGTTGATGTTAGTCGACGCTCGGATAGTCTGTGTCGAATACGTCCGCGCTGACTGTTTCGTCAACAGCACCGTCATCGTCTTTCTCGACGGCAACTCCGTGGTCGCTCTCGGTGTTGTCTGTCTCATTTGTCTGCTCGTTCGCTGGACTCACGCTTCCCGTCTCGTAGCCGTGGAGATCGAGCGTGACGTGATCGAATCCGATATCGGTGAGATGTTCGCGCGCCGCTTGCACAAACTCGCTGTCGAGCGCACGGTCGAGTTCGTCCTGCCCGACTTCGATGCGCGCCAGCCCGTCGTGATCACGCACGCGGAACTGTTCGAAGCCCCACGTTCGGAGGAGTCGTTCTGCTTTTTCGATCCGCGTGAGGCGAGATTCGGTAACCGACAGTCCCGTCGGAATGCGTGAGGAGAGACACGCCATCGCTGGCTTGTCCGCAACTGACAGCCCATAGTCTGCTGCGGCCTCGCGGACCTCTGATTTTGTGAGATCGTAGACGAGCAGCGGCGAGAACACCTCAAGCTCCTCGACGGCTTGTAACCCTGGTCGGTGGCCGTCTCCGGGATCG
The nucleotide sequence above comes from Halocatena marina. Encoded proteins:
- a CDS encoding histidine phosphatase family protein, with translation MTTIVLMRHGETAWNRESRLQGWAPVPLNDQGREQANSAAAYLNTDGITPDRVVSSDLVRTRETTTAVESTIDVSVQFDEAWRERDLGVYQGLPYETVADRFPAFGLGEAGAKAADRIPDSGESLAQVSERVVSGWQELLTASSPSETILVVTHGGPIRLLIGHIEGLSIAESVLHNRAENCSFTEIEYEDEAKIVRKNTTPWAE
- a CDS encoding DNA adenine methylase; this encodes MSENTRQTTFSTFLDEGGSLEEIDWTFKGADTSYLTHGLHNYPARMIPQIPDTLLSYYKLCGVIETGDTVYDPFSGSGTTAVESRLHGLNAQANDINPLACVLSETKACPIPRETLRSLRDDLLSNLRAELHTIREQYQTGTLTFADEPQVRDGWFPEPQLYELWYIRRQLDQAEESYGEDVTQFFRVALSSITRTVSYQRNGEYKRYRLPEEKRKTHGPDVFDLYRSKVAANYKRMRTYSDRVDHSLDTTIHYADSRTATANEENTIEENSADIVITSPPYGDHRTTVAYGQFSQDPAIIAGRYGYDEMKAVDKTGLGGPNSDLKPIEALEEWSPSFGATMDALRETDGRADDAMDFVRDYYEVMNDVAKVLKSGQPSVWVVANRTMSRVNIPTHLITRELCEHVGYEHESTLPREIPTKTLPWENAPENIEGVTGDAMASENIVILTAP
- a CDS encoding alkaline phosphatase family protein produces the protein MGKSLLVVGWDAATRAHLSGDLDLPFFNSLSASDTLLPEPIWQNREVDSGTAWTTITTGLSMWDHRVATLTGMVEHPNVLRAFSKFDTLIPRNLFGVPARIWARKHILGKQPTNDDIRYKRVWHYLPNSLSFAVPLTYPPKPTDGVTVSGFPSPSVTVQPDQLEKAVQQRYDGEPRRTHNSNGGFDESYTEDLFSVHKQEVETVCWLDEQTEFQFYFVVFTLLDRLLHVVDRGDEDIERAYKRLDTSTRTLIDQIDPDDVLILSDHGMRYAPRGKWRHIHDEKQGIWAGTTDFGLETHLDVTPTILDYYGVSMDDPTYDAETVVENTDEIEDRLSNLGYL
- the larE gene encoding ATP-dependent sacrificial sulfur transferase LarE, with the translated sequence MTLEEKLAAARDDLASRDGVLVAFSGGVDSSVVAALAHDALGEQAVACTAKSETLPIEELSHAEQVTEEIGIRHEVVEFSELDNPDFVRNDEERCYHCRTMRLGKMYETARELGIGTVCDGTNASDPGDGHRPGLQAVEELEVFSPLLVYDLTKSEVREAAADYGLSVADKPAMACLSSRIPTGLSVTESRLTRIEKAERLLRTWGFEQFRVRDHDGLARIEVGQDELDRALDSEFVQAAREHLTDIGFDHVTLDLHGYETGSVSPANEQTNETDNTESDHGVAVEKDDDGAVDETVSADVFDTDYPSVD